In Methanobacterium sp., a genomic segment contains:
- the deoC gene encoding deoxyribose-phosphate aldolase, producing the protein MISIEELAGMIDHTNVQRDATDADIQALCQEADDYDFNCVCVTPTQADLASELLENSDTQVCVVIGFPFGVQTPRAKAFEAEEAVKNGASELDMVMNIGALKSEHYSLVQADIAAVVGAALGRVVKVILETALLTREEKIIACQLAREAGAHYVKTSTGFGVSGATVEDVRLMRETVGLEMGVKAAGGIRNLETAMAMIDAGASKIGTSTGVQIMEELLKKGETENNF; encoded by the coding sequence ATGATATCCATAGAAGAACTGGCTGGAATGATTGACCATACCAATGTGCAGCGGGATGCCACTGATGCTGATATTCAGGCACTTTGCCAGGAGGCAGATGACTATGATTTTAACTGTGTTTGTGTAACACCCACCCAAGCAGATCTGGCAAGTGAACTCCTGGAAAACTCTGATACACAGGTCTGTGTGGTGATAGGATTCCCATTCGGAGTCCAAACACCACGTGCCAAGGCCTTCGAAGCAGAGGAAGCTGTAAAAAATGGTGCCTCTGAACTGGACATGGTGATGAACATCGGCGCCCTCAAATCAGAACATTACTCCCTGGTCCAGGCCGACATCGCCGCTGTGGTGGGGGCAGCACTGGGACGCGTGGTGAAGGTCATCCTGGAAACGGCACTACTCACCCGGGAAGAGAAGATCATCGCCTGTCAGCTGGCCAGAGAAGCAGGGGCGCACTACGTTAAAACATCCACCGGGTTCGGAGTAAGCGGGGCTACAGTGGAGGATGTCAGGCTCATGAGGGAGACTGTAGGGCTGGAGATGGGTGTTAAAGCTGCTGGTGGGATACGGAACCTGGAAACTGCCATGGCAATGATCGATGCCGGGGCCAGTAAAATCGGCACCTCTACCGGTGTGCAGATTATGGAAGAACTCTTAAAAAAGGGCGAAACAGAGAATAATTTTTAA